The DNA window ctgtcCCTATAAAGTGATGTCAGTCTGTATTCCTTGAgctcttttcacatttttggcAACTTGTCATTTGTCACAGTGAAAATCAACTGCGGTTCATTGTTACGAGTCGAGCCGCAGCTTACAAAACAGAAAGGCACATTTTCTGACATCAGTCATTTGCCTTCCCATGCATGTTGTCATTGTCTGCCTACGGTTGATGTTCTTTCTGCTCGAGTCTTTTATTTCGCTCTTGTTCTTTGACCTGGGCCGGTGCGAAACCATTCTGCTGTTTGGGATCCTCAGAATAGTGAGGCAGACACGTGAAGCCGGTGTTCGCCTCCTTCGCCATTTTCTCTTCCTCcacttcttcctcctcctcatcctGTCTTCTCTCCTCTCCCAGTGTGACGTTGCTGCTGTTACTGTCACCTACATTGTTTGCATCCTCTGGGATGTTCCTGCAGACATCTTTACTCCTGTTGCGTTTGGCCAGTTTGGTGAGTGAACCGAAGCGGTTGAGGAAGTTTTCCTCGGAGGACGCCTCCTGTCCGCCACACTCCGCCTTCAGTCGCAGGTTGTTCAGTTTAGTGTTGATGCTCTCCTGTGAGGACGTTTTAAAGCGCCCGACATCCAGACTGGCAAAGACAGCCCGTTTTTCAGGCGATAGCATGTCCAGTGAATGCGCGCGCTGCTCCAGACCCAGACGTCTGCGCTCCATGCTGCGGATGGTGGCCGCCCGCTGAAGTTTGTCATGGATCTCGCCGCTGAGGCGCCGCCGTGTCTCGCGTAACTCCGCTCGAACGTTTGCCTTCCATTCTGCCGCATGGGCCTTAAACTCTCCGACCTGTGATGGATGAGAGACAGCACTGTGAGCGTGACGTTTACAAATGATTCAGTAATGTGCTTAACGTGGGCTTAAAAAGGAATAATGTACCACATTTCTTAAAGTCAATGTAGAACAGCATTTACCATTTAGGTCTATAGTCAATGTAAAATGGAATTTGCCATGAATTTTACCATTTAAAGCCAACGTAAAAcagcatttaaaatatatttgaccATTCATTATAAACGTAAAACAGCATTTGCAAccaattttacaatttaaaaccaatgtaaaataatttttataatataaagtcAGTGTAAAACAGTATTTGCTATACATTTTACCATTTCAAGTTAATGTAAAACAGCATTTGCAACTAATTTTACCATTTAAAGTCAACGTAAAACATAATTTGCTataaaatctacccaaacaaaTTGCAACAAAGTTTACCATTTAAAGCCAACTTAAAACCACATTTGCTATAAAATTTACCATTTAAAGCTAATGTAAAACAGCATTTACAACTAATTTTACCATTTAAAGTCAGCGTAAAACATAATTTGCTATAAATTTTACCATTTAAAGCCAATGTAAAACAGAATTTACCATTTCAAGTCAATGTAAAACAGCATTTGCAACTAATTTTACCATTTAAAgtcaacgtaaaaaaaaaaaaaaaaaacatttgctacAAACTTTACCAATTAAAGCCAGCATAAAACAGaatttacaattttaacaaaTTTTACCATTTTAAGTCAACAGCATTTTccattagttttttctttcaaaactatttttcataatataatgtatttcagAGTGAaactatttttctttttaactgCAGTTGGGTTTGATATTATCATAATGAATTGCCGTGATGGTGTAAAGTGTTTCATATCTGAATATCTGAAGGTCAAGTTCACACTCCACAGCATCTCCAAGTATCCCAAATCTTTATCAGATTCATCATAATTTCACATTATTGAAACAACCTttattatattaacattaatCATCATTAAAATGCTGTGCTATTGACAAGAAAGACTGCATTACCAGCAGCAGCCAAATCAATTACTAATTGGTTAGCATTAACAAATTGTCTGCACACCCTAATTATTGTCAGCTGTAAACGAAAGACCAGGAATGTGtagaaaaaaaggtaaataagATTTCAAACTTTGATGCAGTGTAATAATGCTTTATTGGACATCATTCTACTATGGTGTTCAATAAAATCTCATTTTCGTTTGACATAACATACCTCCTCTTTTGTTTTCTTGGACAGAACCCTGAGCCAGTCTCCAATCATGCTGAGAACCGCTGCGAAATACGCCAGACCCACCAAAATCCAGAACCAGACCAGAGGCTTGTACCATTTCATGTATTCTATTTTGCGATCTCCACctataaaatacagcatttttattacattttgtcTTATACTGTATGTAAACAATCACAAAAGGCTGAAAGATCAAGATTTGAACATAGATGAAAGACACAAAATTGCAGGAAAAGTATTTTGAGAAGCTGTCCGGTGAGATATGACactaaaatgtattcatttggcagatgtTTTTATCCAAATCAATTGcaaatacagtgcatttaataTGAGTATGTGAGTTCACTAGGAATCAAATCAATGATTTCAGTGTCTATAGAACAATACTCTTCAAGCTGAACTACTCTTTTTACTAGGTAAAAAGATGTGAAATGTCCCCATCGGTGAACATACCTGCTACATAATCTCCAATGCCGACGGTGGTGAGAGTGATGACGACAAAGTAAATGGCTTCTAAAGTACTCCATCCCTCGATGTGTTTGAAAATCACCGCTGGGATGGTGACAAAAATGATGCAGCCAGCGATGATGAAGAGGATGGTGGAGGTGACGCGGATTTTGGTCTGACTGATTTGCTTGTGCTTTTGCTGTAAAAGGTGGCAGAataaatttatttatgtatttatttaaacaataagcAATTGAAAATCCTAGAAAGTAAGTTTTCTCACCCTGAAAACT is part of the Chanodichthys erythropterus isolate Z2021 chromosome 18, ASM2448905v1, whole genome shotgun sequence genome and encodes:
- the kcnk10b gene encoding potassium channel subfamily K member 10b, with the translated sequence MKFPLENPRKQVNWDPEQVAVQTNIVPPKKVQSGAVQSSLVQASVATMQNPMGCEVKANGHCPLPRLSISSRSASMVTGMDSGADGSALHSVMKWKTVMAVFVVVVAYLVCGGLAFRALEQPFESNQKDTITQEKALFLQRNPCVSPAELEALIKHAVDAVSAGVSPIGDTSNNSSHWDLGSAFFFAGTVITTIGYGNIAPSTEGGKIFCILYAIFGIPLFGFLLAGIGDQLGTMFIKSILKVEKVFRQKHKQISQTKIRVTSTILFIIAGCIIFVTIPAVIFKHIEGWSTLEAIYFVVITLTTVGIGDYVAGGDRKIEYMKWYKPLVWFWILVGLAYFAAVLSMIGDWLRVLSKKTKEEVGEFKAHAAEWKANVRAELRETRRRLSGEIHDKLQRAATIRSMERRRLGLEQRAHSLDMLSPEKRAVFASLDVGRFKTSSQESINTKLNNLRLKAECGGQEASSEENFLNRFGSLTKLAKRNRSKDVCRNIPEDANNVGDSNSSNVTLGEERRQDEEEEEVEEEKMAKEANTGFTCLPHYSEDPKQQNGFAPAQVKEQERNKRLEQKEHQP